In Schistocerca serialis cubense isolate TAMUIC-IGC-003099 chromosome 3, iqSchSeri2.2, whole genome shotgun sequence, the following proteins share a genomic window:
- the LOC126470934 gene encoding mucin-17-like, with translation MKIITCLTVILYIAALPITSQLSAENATGTADSVQEEETDQRKEAMNTAAKEDEGYMMTSHFTSLVTNGSSAPESGESTPTPPTTVQNRSTGGAFSGSLKLGFDGKTDANDATAIPSVHKLQPTPTSLFAFPSGNENLLQQNTEHTGADYDHVHTMPSQHEEKMQRNDTKNYEDQYVSFVPHTETNIQTSTISPSASFTTPGKVENHAQQDGKSETTTLEANYEDGLTTPQYVPFTPLSDTKNLKEQCRTAPTKDVGTSMTSPSASFKTPDGDEVMWQNGESNSTKVEASYHNDAETTTQDVDFIPRTDTNNLKGDVDDFNVTIFSSSQKLGTSTISPSVLGAEEGLTQKNVETTAATFEANYDGTGPTTHEEDGKFSTTTDSSALETGRVPTSPSTLSVVPNNDASGTQQNGESTVTTLEVETNAEVTTTPQYDDFTLRTTTKNSTVQADEFSTTTVSSAQEIGTTTTSPTKLVTIPNNDVSGTQQKGEPTAATFENGNDAEASTIPQYADFVHRTDTKKSSEQDDVFNVIPASSAHGVEMTTISPLNLFTIPNDGEGLRQKNVEATATTFQIGYDGIQPEAPLAEHFIPPTGTKNFTEEAGEIESNMPSSSHDILPTSSFPSMRLAGQVDNGNSTQQECDSVGTTVTVYPEDNLTTMSSLTPVTVPVDGGNIKEHSGGPNITLSPEPNKDESTATPWFPPTINDNNLTLQINKCKGSNLGTNQEKHSPMSFLAIFKMLAGINDNRTLMCDEPDVTTTPPTNEETSYNTTAKQDTTTISKDEAVDGNKTNSHYPSYNGSSLDELLMLYELHVTILKIMSIIFGAVVALILLIIGFQYCRKHRRGDRTAVSPHTAEPRDAGQPSTSQASTSEEPIIRFRDLLSREENN, from the exons ATGAAGATTATCACTTGCTTGACGGTTATCCTATATATTGCTG CTCTACCGATAACAAGTCAGCTGTCAGCTGAAAATGCGACAGGTACAGCTGATTCTGTCCAAGAAGAGGAAACAGATCAACGGAAGGA AGCCATGAACACAGCTGCTAAAGAAGATGAAGGTTACATGATGACGTCACATTTCACAAGTCTTGTTACTAACGGGAGTTCTGCGCCTGAAAGCGGTGAATCCACTCCTACACCGCCAACGACTGTCCAAAACAGATCGACTGGTGGCGCTTTTTCTGGGTCTCTGAAGCTCGGCTTTGATGGAAAGACTGACGCAAATGACGCTACAGCAATTCCATCGGTCCACAAGTTGCAGCCAACTCCCACATCACTGTTTGCATTTCCAAGTGGCAATGAGAATCTCCTGCAGCAGAATACTGAACACACTGGGGCTGATTATGATCACGTGCACACCATGCCATCGCAACATGAGGAGAAAATGCAGCGTAATGATACTAAAAATTACGAAGATCAGTACGTGAGCTTCGTACCTCATACTGAAACCAATATTCAAACATCCACTATCTCACCATCAGCGTCGTTCACAACCCCTGGAAAGGTTGAGAATCACGCACAGCAGGACGGCAAATCCGAGACCACCACATTAGAGGCCAACTATGAAGATGGTCTCACCACTCCCCAATATGTACCCTTCACACCGCTTTCTGATACGAAAAATTTAAAGGAGCAGTGCCGAACCGCACCAACTAAGGATGTTGGGACATCCATGACATCACCATCAGCATCATTCAAGACTCCAGATGGTGATGAGGTCATGTGGCAGAATGGTGAGTCCAATAGCACAAAGGTTGAGGCCAGTTATCACAATGACGCAGAGACCACAACCCAGGATGTGGACTTCATACCACGCACAGATACAAATAATTTGAAGGGGGATGTTGATGACTTCAACGTTACTATTTTTTCGTCATCTCAGAAACTTGGAACATCCACCATCTCACCATCAGTTCTTGGTGCTGAAGAGGGACTcacgcagaagaatgttgaaaccaCTGCTGCAACGTTCGAGGCTAACTATGATGGTACTGGGCCAACCACACATGAGGAGGATGGGAAATTCAGCACTACTACAGATTCGTCAGCTCTAGAAACTGGAAGAGTTCCCACCTCACCATCAACCTTGTCTGTGGTCCCGAATAATGATGCGAGTGGCACGCAACAAAATGGAGAATCCACTGTCACAACATTAGAGGTCGAAACTAATGCTGAAGTGACCACCACACCACAGTATGATGATTTCACACTGCGCACTACTACCAAAAATTCCACAGTGCAGGCTGATGAATTCAGCACTACCACGGTCTCGTCAGCTCAGGAAATCGGGACAACTACCACCTCCCCAACAAAGTTGGTCACTATTCCTAATAACGATGTGAGTGGTACGCAGCAGAAAGGAGAACCCACCGCTGCAACATTCGAGAACGGAAATGATGCCGAAGCGAGCACCATACCACAGTATGCTGACTTCGTACACCGTACTGATACCAAGAAGTCCAGTGAGCAGGATGATGTTTTCAACGTTATCCCTGCCTCGTCAGCTCATGGTGTTGAAATGACCACCATCTCGCCACTAAACCTATTCACGATTCCTAATGATGGCGAGGGTCTTAGGCAGAAAAATGTTGAAGCCACCGCCACAACATTCCAGATCGGCTATGATGGCATACAACCAGAGGCACCCTTAGCTGAACACTTTATACCACCCACTGGCACCAAGAATTTCACAGAAGAGGCTGGTGAAATCGAGTCTAACATGCCTTCGTCATCTCATGATATTTTGCCAACCAGCAGTTTTCCATCAATGCGATTGGCAGGACAAGTAGATAATGGTAACAGCACACAGCAGGAATGTGATTCCGTTGGCACCACAGTTACTGTGTATCCGGAAGATAACCTCACCACTATGTCATCACTAACGCCAGTCACCGTACCTGTGGATGGTGGCAATATTAAAGAGCACAGTGGTGGACCAAATATCACCTTGAGTCCGGAACCTAATAAAGATGAGTCTACTGCCACCCCATGGTTCCCACCGACTATTAACGACAATAATCTCACATTGCAAATCAATAAATGTAAGGGCAGCAACCTTGGTACTAACCAGGAAAAGCACTCCCCGATGTCATTTCTAGCGATTTTCAAAATGCTGGCAGGTATTAATGATAACAGGACGCTGATGTGTGACGAGCCAGATGTCACAACGACTCCGCCAACTAATGAAGAGACTTCATATAACACAACAGCGAAACAAGACACAACAACTATCTCTAAGGACGAAGCAGTGGATGGCAACAAAACTAATAGCCATTATCCATCGTATAATGGATCTTCTCTTGACGAATTACTAATGTTGTACGAGCTACACGTTACAATACTCAAGATAATGTCTATCATCTTCGGGGCGGTAGTAGCTCTCATTTTACTCATCATTGGATTCCAATACTGCAGGAAACATAGACGAGGCGACCGCACAGCAGTTTCTCCGCATACTGCTGAACCTCGTGACGCTGGACAACCTTCCACTTCTCAGGCGTCTACTTCCGAAGAACCCATTATAAGATTTAGAGATTTGCTCTCTCGTGAAGAGAATAATTAG